A genomic region of Candidatus Kryptoniota bacterium contains the following coding sequences:
- the asnS gene encoding asparagine--tRNA ligase has protein sequence MADSEIIPVTSVSKLYDFDGKRAEVRGWVYNKRSSGKIHFILVRDGSGVVQCVVVKSQVSPELFSQYDLLTQESSVIVTGIVHKDDRAPGGYELQLESMEIVSVSNEYPITPKEHGVEFLMDHRHLWLRSSRQHAILRVRHQIVKAIRDFFDNRGFTLVDSPILTPASVEGTSTLFETEYFDLGKAYLTQSGQLYAEAAAMAFGKVYCFGPTFRAEKSKTRRHLTEFWMVEPEVAWADLNDDMDLAEEFIEYIVQTILKICEPELRHLERDLTKLVPVKRPFPRLHYDEAVELLKKNAVDFQYGNDLGAADETIISQQYDRPVMVHHYPAACKAFYMKRDPDRQDLTLSVDVLASEGYGEIIGGSQREDDYETLLRRLKEFNLPSQPFEWYLDLRKYGTVPHSGFGLGVERTVSWICGLEHVRETIPFARMIYRNTP, from the coding sequence ATGGCAGATTCAGAAATCATTCCCGTAACATCCGTTTCTAAACTCTACGATTTTGACGGAAAGAGGGCGGAAGTTCGTGGCTGGGTTTACAACAAACGTTCGAGCGGGAAAATCCATTTCATCCTCGTACGGGACGGATCGGGCGTGGTCCAATGTGTCGTCGTCAAGAGCCAGGTAAGCCCGGAATTATTTAGCCAGTATGATCTCCTTACTCAGGAAAGTTCTGTTATCGTCACAGGAATTGTACATAAAGATGATCGTGCCCCGGGAGGATATGAGCTCCAGCTGGAGTCCATGGAGATTGTAAGCGTTTCAAATGAATACCCGATTACTCCTAAGGAACACGGCGTTGAATTTCTGATGGACCACAGGCACCTGTGGCTCAGGTCCTCCCGTCAGCATGCAATCCTCAGAGTTAGACACCAAATCGTCAAAGCGATTCGCGACTTCTTCGACAACAGGGGATTCACCTTGGTCGATTCTCCCATCCTTACGCCGGCTTCCGTCGAAGGAACGAGCACACTCTTCGAAACTGAATATTTCGATCTGGGGAAAGCGTATTTGACTCAGAGCGGTCAACTCTATGCTGAAGCTGCCGCGATGGCGTTTGGGAAAGTGTATTGCTTTGGTCCGACGTTCAGAGCCGAGAAATCGAAGACTAGGCGCCATCTAACTGAATTCTGGATGGTTGAACCTGAAGTCGCATGGGCAGATCTGAATGACGACATGGATCTCGCCGAGGAATTTATAGAATACATTGTCCAAACCATCCTTAAGATTTGCGAGCCGGAACTTCGCCATCTTGAACGAGATCTGACAAAATTGGTTCCGGTCAAACGCCCGTTCCCGCGCCTCCATTACGACGAAGCTGTGGAACTCCTGAAGAAGAATGCGGTAGACTTCCAGTACGGCAACGACCTGGGAGCAGCTGACGAGACTATCATCTCTCAGCAATATGATCGTCCGGTCATGGTTCACCATTATCCGGCAGCTTGCAAGGCCTTTTACATGAAACGTGATCCTGATCGTCAGGATCTCACTCTGTCAGTCGATGTTCTGGCGTCCGAAGGTTACGGCGAAATCATCGGCGGAAGCCAGCGCGAGGACGACTACGAGACTCTTCTTCGCAGACTTAAGGAATTCAATTTACCGAGCCAACCGTTTGAGTGGTACCTGGATTTGAGAAAGTACGGAACCGTTCCACACTCGGGATTCGGGTTGGGGGTCGAAAGGACTGTTTCGTGGATCTGCGGCCTCGAGCATGTGAGGGAAACGATCCCGTTCGCGAGAATGATCTACCGCAACACACCCTGA
- a CDS encoding ATP-binding cassette domain-containing protein: MLAVKDLTKTYITTKALDGVTFEVKPGEIFGLLGPNGAGKTTTIRISLGIIEPDSGTVMFNGKPLTPEIKNSLAYLPEERGLYRKSKVIDVLVYFGGLHGVSPQNARRLASDWLKKFELSHCAEKKVDELSKGMQQKVQFISCLLHSPDMLILDEPFSGLDPVNQIVIKDIMSELKSKGKTIVFSTHQMEQAEKLCDRICLIDKGKVVLYGELGEIKRRYGNNTIHLEFEGDPSALRQLSGIASMDLYENYAELKMDDGNNRRAILSQVLKAVDVTKFSVEEASLNSIFIEAVGGKNAN, from the coding sequence ATGCTTGCAGTTAAGGACTTAACTAAAACTTATATCACCACTAAGGCACTTGACGGCGTCACTTTTGAAGTGAAGCCCGGAGAGATTTTCGGACTCCTTGGCCCAAATGGTGCAGGTAAGACAACCACAATACGAATCTCTCTGGGTATCATCGAGCCCGATTCAGGAACAGTAATGTTCAATGGCAAACCCCTGACCCCCGAGATTAAAAACTCGCTCGCCTATCTTCCCGAGGAAAGGGGTTTGTATAGGAAAAGTAAAGTCATCGATGTACTCGTCTATTTTGGCGGCTTGCACGGTGTCTCGCCGCAAAACGCCAGAAGACTCGCGTCCGACTGGCTGAAGAAATTCGAGCTTTCTCATTGCGCGGAAAAGAAAGTGGATGAGCTGTCGAAAGGGATGCAGCAAAAGGTGCAGTTCATCTCCTGCCTCCTTCATTCTCCTGACATGCTTATCCTCGATGAGCCGTTTTCAGGACTGGATCCCGTCAATCAAATCGTTATCAAAGACATAATGAGCGAATTGAAATCGAAGGGGAAAACGATTGTGTTCTCAACTCACCAGATGGAACAGGCAGAAAAATTGTGTGACCGCATATGCCTGATCGACAAGGGGAAGGTCGTGCTTTATGGCGAGCTTGGTGAAATTAAAAGAAGATACGGAAATAACACAATCCATCTTGAGTTCGAGGGAGATCCTTCCGCGTTGCGTCAACTATCAGGAATCGCATCAATGGATCTCTACGAGAATTATGCTGAACTCAAAATGGACGACGGCAATAATCGACGTGCGATCTTGAGTCAGGTACTCAAAGCTGTCGATGTGACGAAGTTCTCGGTTGAGGAAGCATCGCTTAATTCAATTTTTATTGAAGCTGTCGGGGGAAAAAATGCCAATTAA